A genomic window from Peromyscus maniculatus bairdii isolate BWxNUB_F1_BW_parent chromosome 1, HU_Pman_BW_mat_3.1, whole genome shotgun sequence includes:
- the Coa4 gene encoding cytochrome c oxidase assembly factor 4 homolog, mitochondrial, whose translation MSAPVPQGHTRTRPMKKEDEEEDPLDQLIARSGCAASHFAVQECMAQHQDWRQCQPQVQAFRDCMSAQQARRREELQRRKEQANAHH comes from the coding sequence ATGTCAGCTCCAGTCCCGCAGGGCCATACCCGGACCCGGCCGATGaagaaagaggatgaggaagaagaccCGCTGGACCAGCTGATCGCCCGCTCTGGCTGTGCTGCCTCCCACTTTGCGGTGCAGGAGTGCATGGCCCAGCACCAGGACTGGCGTCAGTGCCAGCCACAAGTGCAGGCGTTCAGGGATTGCATGAGTGCACAGCAGGCGAGGCGGCGGGAAGAActgcagagaaggaaagagcaagCCAACGCCCACCACTGA